In a single window of the Acidobacteriota bacterium genome:
- a CDS encoding TraR/DksA family transcriptional regulator: MDKKKLKVYQDRLISERNSLLGVVGRTEDYGREADIEATQDPADKASNSYTKELLFSQSTNDRLILTQIEEALQRIEDDEYGVCTNCGNEILPKRLEALPWVRYCINCQELAEKGLLDEEE; the protein is encoded by the coding sequence ATGGACAAAAAGAAACTGAAAGTTTATCAAGATCGCCTGATTTCTGAGCGTAACTCCTTACTCGGAGTTGTTGGTCGCACGGAGGATTACGGACGCGAAGCCGACATCGAAGCAACGCAAGATCCAGCGGACAAAGCCTCCAATTCATACACGAAAGAATTGCTCTTCAGTCAATCAACCAATGACCGGTTGATTCTGACGCAGATTGAAGAAGCGCTCCAACGAATTGAAGATGACGAATACGGAGTCTGCACCAATTGCGGGAACGAGATCTTGCCAAAGCGTCTTGAAGCATTGCCTTGGGTTCGTTACTGCATCAACTGTCAGGAGTTAGCCGAAAAAGGATTGCTCGACGAAGAAGAATAA
- the rsfS gene encoding ribosome silencing factor, translated as MTAEDQEIFAQVKLAVRCAEEKKAVDILVLRLSAITEFTDYFVICSGNSTRQTQSIADEIVEQLKKHKVRPLHTEGYNTGEWILIDYGIFVVHVFTEKSRQFYDLERLWRDAERVEV; from the coding sequence ATGACGGCTGAAGATCAAGAGATTTTTGCACAGGTCAAGCTGGCCGTTCGCTGCGCTGAGGAAAAGAAGGCGGTGGACATTTTGGTGCTGCGATTATCGGCGATCACAGAATTTACGGATTACTTCGTTATCTGTTCTGGCAATTCGACCCGACAAACTCAATCAATTGCCGATGAGATCGTTGAGCAGTTGAAAAAGCACAAAGTGCGACCACTTCATACCGAAGGATATAACACTGGCGAATGGATTTTGATTGATTACGGAATCTTCGTTGTACACGTATTTACTGAAAAGTCGCGCCAGTTTTACGACCTTGAGCGGTTATGGCGTGACGCCGAAAGAGTCGAAGTTTGA
- the nadD gene encoding nicotinate (nicotinamide) nucleotide adenylyltransferase, with protein MRQRIAVYGGTFDPIHNGHLRVAEEILNAFAMDRLLFVPAFVPPHKRGSEISSPFHRLAMLALGTADQQRMFVSAIELEAPQKPYTIETLGRLQAETPDAQLFFVMGADSFRDVTMWREHERLLTEYDVIVAGRPGNDRNKHIVSHLAPKLQGRCVDLLGGRLPSSENFTSSHIYLTDYVIVDISATEIREAARKNQSVEKFVPPPVAVYIEKYQLYRKS; from the coding sequence TTGCGGCAGCGAATAGCAGTTTATGGCGGCACGTTCGATCCGATTCATAATGGCCATTTGCGAGTGGCAGAGGAAATACTGAATGCGTTTGCAATGGATCGGCTGCTTTTCGTTCCAGCGTTTGTTCCACCGCACAAACGTGGCTCGGAGATTTCGTCGCCATTCCATCGTTTGGCGATGTTGGCTTTAGGGACGGCAGATCAGCAGCGAATGTTTGTGTCGGCAATCGAACTTGAAGCGCCTCAGAAGCCCTATACGATTGAAACGTTGGGCAGATTGCAGGCAGAAACTCCTGACGCCCAATTGTTCTTTGTAATGGGAGCTGATTCCTTTCGTGATGTGACCATGTGGCGAGAGCATGAGCGGCTGTTGACTGAATATGATGTGATTGTCGCAGGAAGGCCCGGTAATGACCGGAATAAGCACATTGTGTCTCATTTGGCTCCGAAATTGCAGGGTCGTTGTGTTGATTTATTGGGCGGACGACTTCCCTCTAGTGAAAATTTCACTTCATCGCATATCTACTTGACTGATTACGTGATCGTGGATATTTCGGCGACAGAAATTCGTGAAGCCGCTCGGAAGAATCAATCAGTTGAAAAATTCGTTCCGCCGCCTGTCGCGGTGTACATAGAAAAGTATCAGCTTTATCGAAAGAGTTAA
- a CDS encoding 23S rRNA (pseudouridine(1915)-N(3))-methyltransferase RlmH yields the protein MKLHFVWIGKTRDQHCDALVNDYLVRLKRFTQFEVSELKEQSREDALQVIALEGGRLLGAVEKDEVVVLLDERGTEKTSTELAEFIRVQQQSGIKRLAFIIGGFAGVSSDVKARATVRLSLSKMTLTHELARVILTEQVYRAFTILAGLPYHKF from the coding sequence TTGAAGCTGCATTTTGTTTGGATTGGCAAAACCAGGGATCAGCATTGTGATGCTTTGGTGAATGATTATCTGGTCAGGCTCAAACGGTTTACTCAGTTTGAAGTAAGCGAATTGAAAGAACAGAGCAGGGAAGACGCGCTTCAGGTCATCGCCCTTGAAGGCGGAAGACTGTTGGGGGCAGTCGAAAAGGACGAAGTCGTGGTTTTGCTGGATGAGCGCGGTACCGAAAAAACCTCGACTGAGTTGGCAGAGTTTATTCGTGTTCAACAGCAAAGCGGCATCAAACGGCTGGCATTTATCATTGGAGGTTTTGCAGGGGTCAGTAGTGATGTCAAAGCGCGAGCGACTGTTCGACTTTCACTCTCAAAAATGACGTTAACGCACGAATTAGCCAGAGTGATTTTGACCGAGCAGGTTTATCGCGCGTTCACAATTTTAGCTGGCTTGCCTTATCACAAATTCTGA